The window GCGGGATACGTGACCTATTCCAATCGGCAGAAGACGCTTCAATTGCAGGTTCCGGCAGATCTGTTCGCAAGCGTCGGAGCGGTCAGTGACGAAGTGGTGCGTGCCATGGTTCGCGGCGCGCAGTTGCACAGTGAGGCGCGCTTCGCCGTCGCAGTCAGCGGCGTGGCGGGCCCGGATGGCGGTTCGAAGGACAAACCGGTAGGTACCGTCTGGGTGTGTTGCGGGGCGGGTGAGCATCAGGTTTCGCGTCGATATCAGTTTGCCGGCGACCGTGACGAGGTGCGCCGACAAACGGTAAAAGCCGCGCTAGAGGGGCTTATACAGCTTGTCTGCGCAGAAATACCAACTCAGGGGTAGGCGCGCGCGCAACCCTGTGGAATAATACTGTCTACTTATACAGGTGTTGTGGCCGTCAGGCCCCTAATTGAATTTGATTACGTGAGGACTTCAATGGACGACAACAAGAAGAAAGCCTTGGCTGCGGCCTTGGGTCAGATCGAGCGTCAATTCGGTAAAGGTGCCGTAATGCGCATGGGTGACCATGACCGCCAGGCGATTCCTTCTATTTCCACCGGTTCGCTGGGTCTGGACATTGCGCTGGGTATTGGCGGTCTGCCGAAAGGCCGGATCGTTGAAATCTACGGTCCGGAATCTTCCGGTAAAACCACGCTGACGCTGTCGGTCATCGCCCAGGCCCAGAAAATGGGTGCAACCTGTGCGTTCGTCGATGCCGAGCACGCGCTTGATCCAGAATACGCAGGCAAGCTGGGCGTCAATGTTGACGACCTGCTGGTTTCGCAGCCGGACACCGGCGAGCAGGCACTGGAAATCACCGACATGCTGGTGCGCTCCAACGCCATCGACGTGATCGTGGTCGACTCCGTTGCCGCTCTGGTACCAAAGGCTGAAATCGAAGGTGAAATGGGCGACATGCACGTCGGCCTGCAGGCTCGTCTGATGTCCCAGGCACTGCGTAAAATCACCGGTAACATCAAGAACGCCAACTGCCTGGTTATCTTCATTAACCAGATCCGTATGAAAATCGGTGTGATGTTCGGCAGCCCGGAAACCACCACCGGTGGTAACGCGCTGAAGTTCTACGCCTCGGTACGTCTGGACATTCGCCGCACAGGTGCAGTGAAAGAAGGCGACGAAGTTGTAGGCAGTGAAACCCGCGTCAAGGTTGTGAAGAACAAGGTGGCTCCGCCGTTCCGTCAGGCAGAGTTCCAGATTCTTTACGGCAAGGGTATCTACCTCAACGGCGAGATCATCGACTTGGCCGTGTTGCACGGTTTCGTTGAGAAGTCCGGCGCCTGGTACAGCTATCAGGGCAGCAAGATCGGTCAGGGTAAGGCCAACTCGGCCAAATTCCTGGCGGACAACCCTGAAGTGGGTGCCACCCTCGAGAAGATGATTCGCGAGAAGCTGCTGACCCCAGGTGTCGA of the Paucimonas lemoignei genome contains:
- the ygaD gene encoding phage-like protein; CinA; translated protein: MDDITRLAAQLGKHLQALNAQVSTAESCTGGGIAEAITRIPGSSAWFEAGYVTYSNRQKTLQLQVPADLFASVGAVSDEVVRAMVRGAQLHSEARFAVAVSGVAGPDGGSKDKPVGTVWVCCGAGEHQVSRRYQFAGDRDEVRRQTVKAALEGLIQLVCAEIPTQG
- the recA gene encoding recombinase A, with product MDDNKKKALAAALGQIERQFGKGAVMRMGDHDRQAIPSISTGSLGLDIALGIGGLPKGRIVEIYGPESSGKTTLTLSVIAQAQKMGATCAFVDAEHALDPEYAGKLGVNVDDLLVSQPDTGEQALEITDMLVRSNAIDVIVVDSVAALVPKAEIEGEMGDMHVGLQARLMSQALRKITGNIKNANCLVIFINQIRMKIGVMFGSPETTTGGNALKFYASVRLDIRRTGAVKEGDEVVGSETRVKVVKNKVAPPFRQAEFQILYGKGIYLNGEIIDLAVLHGFVEKSGAWYSYQGSKIGQGKANSAKFLADNPEVGATLEKMIREKLLTPGVDTKSEASRAPAPAADMADADVDI